Below is a genomic region from Trichoderma asperellum chromosome 2, complete sequence.
ATTTTCTGTGTTCAATATAGTGGCCCTACGAGCGACAAGCAAAAGTCGTCGCggctgaagatggcgagcTCGCCTTTCATAGCGCCTCGAGACCGACCTGGGGGCCAGATGAGACTCTCGTTTTGATTCGATCCCTGGACGGCTCGCACTCCTGTCGGTCAATTCGCGACAACACGGATATTCTGACTTTTCAGCGGTCCAGCATTCGGACTGAGGAGCAAGATGTCCGTCTAGCTACTTTTGCTGCTGAGGTAAGGGTTGTCTGGTTCGAGTGTAGTCACAGTAGCCGTTGTGATCTGACTAGCTAACTTTAATTCGGCAGTCATCAAAGAATTTCCTTTCGTCCCAGGACATCGTGACCGAAATCCGTATGACAGAAGGAGTGCCATATGCTACCTTGCACACCACCAGCCTCAAGAGCGTGTTCCATCATAAGAACGTGAATGATGCCGCTAGCATTCATGAGAAACAGGTCTGGGAACTAGCCAGTATCCTATTCGACGATTTAGACAGCCTGAACGCGACAGAGGAGGAACATTTGGTGCGCAGGAACAAACTGTCCCAATTTTGGTCCGACTTGGTTGAACAGGCTTCATCGACAGCCATCAGCATGGCGGCTACTAGCGAAGAGAAGGCACTTGCATGTCTCGCTGGTCACCGGATCGCAGAGGCCTGCAAGTACCTTTTGGACGGCAAAAACTTCCGCCTCGCTACTCTGGTCCCCCTGATCGGCACTAGCGATGTCGCGAAGAGGGAAATGCGAGAGCAGATCAAGTCGTGGCTAGATTCGAAGATGCTATCTGAGTTCTCCGAGGCTATTCGTACGATTTATGAGCTTTTGAGTGGAAacgtctgcgtctgcgaaGGTCTTAAAGGCATGCCTAACGAGGATCGAGTTGATTCATTTGTCATCTCCAAGAACTTTGGTCTAGATTGGAGGCAATCCTTTGGTCTGCGATTATGGTACGCCATTTCAAACCATGACGACTTGTCTGCCGCTGTTGAGGAATACAAAGATGATATCGACCAGGACAAGGAAGATTTGCCTCGCCCTTGGTATGTTGAACAAGGCGTTGCTCCTCTTTGGAACGATGCGAACATCGACACCCGCCAAGATCTCTTATGGGGCCTTCTCCAGCTATATGCCGACCGGGACGCCGACTTGGAAGCTATCCTACGGCCAGAAAACTCACAGCTCTCTCCCCTTGACGCAAGGCTTAGATGGCAGCTGGGTATTGCCCTGACGTCCACTGGCAAGGTCTCCTATGGCGCAAACGGGACTGAGAAGGCTGACGCTGCTACTATTGCATTTGCCGCTCAGTTAACCCGAGCTGGAGAGTGGCTGGAGGCTGCTTTTGTGCTCCTGCATTTGCACCACACAGCATCGCGCAAGAAGGCTTTGCAAGAGCACCTCTGCCAACACGCCAACCTGATTGGGTCCGAATCGGATCTCGGTTTCGTAATGCTCACAGAGAAGTATCGCATTCCCGCGGCGTGGATCTGGGAGGCACTTGCGCTTTACATGCGCTGCGTGAAGAAGGATGCTGTGGCAGAAGTCCAGTGCCTTCTCCGAGCGGGATCACATGCCGAGGCTCATCGTATTCTGATTCAACACGTTGCACCTCAAGCCATTGTTGAACGTGACTACGCTGGTTTGTCTTCTCTCATCTCACAATTCCAAGATCAGCAGCAAGGTATCACAGAATGGACTCAGGGTGGTGAGATTTACGGCCACTTCCTTCAGCTTGTTGAGTGCCGCGAGAAAGGAGAAGTTGCGTCGCCTGCGCTACTCGACAGACTCCTTGCTGGTCTCAACGCAGTGAAGGATATTGGAGCAGAGAGCAACATTACGCGATATGCTGCTATTTCTGACATGGCGGACGAAACTGCCAGGGAAATTGTGAAGGCAACGCGACAGAAACAGGTATGTGCTCCCAGACTAATCTtgatttatttatctatCCATATATCTAACATTAATGCAGGATATGGAACTCCGATCCAGGATTCTGAGCCTTCCACTTACACAGGACAGACTGCTCGCATACTCGGTCGACTTGAGCTTGGATCGTTACAGAGAAGTGATGGCGCATTGAGCATTGGGAATGAGGCTTGATAGGATAGGAAGCAACGAATAGGAGCAATGCGATGGGGGGAAATGGTATatctgtttgtttttttaactgttttttattttctactTCCGActtcacctttttttttttactgtaAACAAAGGGCGAAAGAGGATACACGATCTGGGAGGATAGGAAGATAGCATCATGGCACGAAGGACAGGGAAAAGATGAAGCTAATTAAGGGCTAAATTAGTATTGTAGTATAACCACTGTTCTATTTCGTCTGGACGCGGATAATTGTGGCGTGTAACGAAGATGCAAGTGAAGTGCGAAGGACGTTTTTGGATTTAtattaggtagtagtattcAGTGACATACACATCCAGCAACCGCCCTCTTTTACCCCCCAATTGATTGATTACCCTGCATACAAGTGAATAGAACAAAGCATCATCTGACAGCCACGCAAACATACTACATCATTCAACTAACCCCTCGTTTCCACTTGAATAAAAACAATGTCCAAGCCCAAAAACTGGCCCATCTCACTGCCGTATCTCAAAGCGCCCCTCCACGGCAAAGACATCTCCCCAACACAGACCCAATTCCTCCGCACAAAACCCCTCCACCTCCCAGCCGCGCCGGCATCCTCGCCAGCCACCGAAACTCCCTGTCCGCACGTCAAAATCCAGGCCATCCAGGACCCTCTGCATCCGGCATACGGCCAGCACGGGCTATTTGCCACCCGGAACATTGCGCCGGGCGGCTTGATACTGGTGTATCTCGGGAGAGTGCACGGCCAGGGAACGACGAGCGACGAGAGCGATTACGACCTGTGGCTTGATCGGGAGATGGACGTGGCGACGGATGCTGCGGGGGAGGGGAACGAAGCCCGGTTTATGAATGATTATAGGGGGGTTGGGGGCGTGGACAGGGCGAATGCGCAGTTTGGGAATGTCTGGTGTGAGAGATGGGGGGAGGTTTGTGTGGGAGTTTGGGCGTTGGGgggagcgaagaagaagagtaagaataagaagaaggagaaggatgtgaagaagaatgatggTAGAGGGATTCAAAAGGGAGACGAGATTCTGGTGAGTTATGGGAGAGGATTTTGGGAAGACAGGAGGAAGAGCGgccatggtggtggtgatgatggcaggGCAGCTGCTTTATAAGATGCCTCGTTCGACGTATCATGAAGTGCTTTAACTAAACAAGAGCAGAGAGCAAGCGACATGCAAGAGACATTTTACTCTTTGTTATTCAACTAGCCAACGCCCTCTTCTTGTCATTAAGCTGCATACTCTACTTGATTTACATCACAAGTGTCTCCCCATCTACAGCTTCCCTTCCCTTCCCCCCCTCTCGCACAAAAGCACGTAGAcataataagaaaaaaaggtatacCCGGTGTTTTCCTTGCGCCACCACCAAAACCAGCCCCTACGCCGGCTCCTTTACCTAATATCAAGACAGAGatactacatgtataaaAGTGTAATAAATAGGGGAGGATTCAGCCTTCAATACCTTCCAACGCCCTACGCATGctggtgaaaaaaaaaagagttctCATCTTCtcaaaaaaatcaaaagccaaaaaaaaggtgggAGAGGGTGGGGAGAGCATCCGCATCCGCATCCGCATCCGCAAATGCTTGCTTAAACAACTCCCTTTCATTATTCGTCCTCGCCTTCGGCATCAGCATCCagttcttcctcctcgccgtctTCGTCTCCTCCATTGATGCCTTGATCAGAAGGCTCAGCTACTTGTCCTCCGAGCTGTACGTTTAGTACAAATCCATTACTTGAAGGCTGAGGAGTCATGACTCTGACTTCGTCTTTGGCAGGCTCTTCGTCAACCATAGACGTTCCAACGCTGTGATCGCCATCGGTAATCATCTCTGTCCCCGGCGGCTTGTCTCTCCAGCCAGGGGGTAGTCCAGGGCCGCTGTCTGCATTGCCGTAGTCCGATTTCTTCGTTCCCTTAGGCCACCGTCCAGGGCCGCGACCTGTGCCGcccgttcttcttcttgacccGCTGCTCTTAGGCCGGCTGATAGTAGGTCTGCTACGGCTGCTACCCCCGGCCCTTTTAGGTCGTGGCCGGGAGCTACTACCTCCCCCCGTACGAGATCCGGATGGCCTGCTTACGCTTTGCCGTGAGCGATCAGTCCGCCGACTGCCAGCCACAGGCGGGAAAACTTCAAAGCGGTTTGGTGGTATATCACGATAGGGTGTCATCCAGTCTGGCTCGGATTCTGCATCGTCCATGATTTCGTCCTGCGGTTCTGTATTCTCTTTATCTTCAGGCGCCGCTTTCTCCTCAATTGACAAAATGGGGGTGAATTCGGGATTGCTATTGCCTGAATCGCCCGTCTCTGATACAGAACCAGCTATTGACTGTGAGCCATCATTCACCTCGTCATTCATGATGATAGAATGAGACTCTCCAGAAATATCGTTACCGCCCTCTTCGACCttggcttcatcatcttcccgAGGGGCAATGGTATTAATAGGTGGGCCAAGCTCAAAATTCACAGCGTTGCTGCGGCCCATCACGTATGGCGTCCATGCAAGACATTCGGGCTTGAGCTGCACATAGCCTTTTGACTCCCACTTGGCTACATACTGCTGGCAGTATTCTAAATCGATCCGGAACGCGTACACCTTTGTCTGCGGATCACGGACCAGCGCTCGAAGGCCTTCCAGAGCTGCAATAACATCGTCAGGCGTCATACCCGTGTCGTCCGATATTTGCTTAATACTAAGGCCGTTTTGCTTGTGTCCATCATCTTTCAGCGTTTCCATGAAATATCGGCAAAGGCGCAAGCGCCAATAATTCCTGTAGGAAACAAGTCCCATATCAGAGAGCGGCTTTTCTGGGGATCCTGTTTTCTCCTCTACCTTGGTGAGCAGATATGAGAAATCAATAAGTAGATTACCGTATCCCTTTCTCTGATGAATCGGCAACGTCAAAATGCATGATACGTTGTTTTGGCTGCTCGCGCGTTTCTCTTTGGAGAAATAGCCAACAAAGTGATAGCCACATTCATCGTACTCACACAAGACGTAAAACAAAAACGGCTCCACGTCGTAATACAGTGTCTTGGATCCCAAGAAAAGCTTCGCCAAAAGGCACAAGTTTTGGCAGTAGACTGGGTTTTTCCGGCCATCCACCTCGAATACTGATATCGATCCATGCCGATATATCTCGTCTCCCGGGGGGTGTTTTGCTGCACATTTAAGCTTGTGGCGCCATGCCACATAATCGGAATTCATGTACTTGAGGCAGAATTCGCATATGTAGAGCACACGGTTTCTACTATACTCCGCTGGGTACGGTGCTGCATACCAAGTATCAATTTCCCAGCCACCAAATTCGATACACTCGATTTGGCTGGCGTTGTCACTTGATTTCTTGGATTTGCGGATAGGCATATCTATCTCTGCCTGCATTGCCAGTACGCGAGCTCTCCATTCGTCTTCTGCGCGCTGTTTAGCTTGGTCGAAGCGCCTCCGATCGTCAGGCTGTGGCAGCGTTTTTGTAGtatctgcttctgcttccgTCAGGATACCACCATAGGGCTTTCCTTTCATATCTTCAGTCTCCCTGTCAAACAAAGAGTAGAAGGGTGTTGAATAGAAATCTGTTGTAAAGGGCGTTGGGAGTACGGGTGTTGCTGTAACAGCACCAGAGTTGGGGCGCACAGCTGATGGTGCGACTGGAGTGCGTGGTGCTCGTCCGTTTGCTCCAGaccttctcctttctcttcgcCTGCGCGAGAGAATCTCTTTGAGATTTCCAGCCCGCACGCGCATGGTCACCACAAGTGATCCTCGCGATTTCCTTTCAATGATGACTAGAGACGGTCGAGTAACTTTTAATCGAACCGCACGTGAGCTTCCCCTAGTTGGCTCTGCCGATTTGGCATCAGTCTCTTCATTAGCAGACACGCCATCGGTCGAAAGGCCGCGTCGTCGTCTCCTCAGAGCAATAGTAGCCTCCTCAGGCTCTACGGACGatgtctttctctttctcagTGAGCGAGGCTCATCCGCGATATCCCCGGCGGCTGTGTGGTCGTTGAGAGTAGTTTGGGTTTCTGCACCGTCTTGCATCTGATGTCTAGGAGACAACTCAGAAGGAGCGTCCGAAAGCTGCGATTCGGGCCTGGCTTGGCCATTGATGCTAGGATCTTTCTCCAGTTCCTCCggttcctcttcctcctcatcagaGCCGCCATTGTCGCATTCGGGACAGTTCCAGTGCTTTGAGTCTTTATTTAAGTCAGCAAACTTTCCAAGAATGATGTATTTGGCGCAACTTACTGTTCTGTTCgctcattgctgctgcatctcttgCGCATTGCTGGTGAGCTAGAAACTGTTAGCAAATTTCTATCATCGTATACTCCAACTTTTTGGCAGACATACCATTCTCGCCACACCTAGAACACGACAGGAACGTCTCAAAATCCTCACTCGGGTCATTTTCCTCGTCCTGCTTGCAAAACATGCACGTATTCGACGGGCCATCATTCTCCgaatcctcgtcctcttctacCTCTCCAGCATCTTCCCACGCAGGCTCTTCGTCCGAATCATCTTCAGCATTACTAAGAAGTTCTGAAACGTCGCTCTCTGCGTCATcttcggcatcttcatcctcctcgtcttcgtcgtcggtaTCGCCTGGTTTGATCTTAACCGCGCCAACCCCTTcgtcgccatcttcctcacCATCTGcgtcatcgtcctcatcgtcgTTCAGCTGGAGGGGGTGACCATTGTTAACCACTATTTGTTGATCCACAAGCTCGTTATAATCTTCTCCCTCCGCATCTTGATCCATTTCGTCGTCAATCTCCTCTCCGGAAGCATCACGATCACTAagctcctcgtcatcttcgtccaTGTCCATGCTATTGCCGCCATTTATTCTATCCTCAGCAGAGATGGCGACTATGGTCTGAGTCTTTAAGGGTGCAGGGGTGAGCGCATCCTCGCCAGCTGTGTCCGCTGTCTCGTATTCAGCGTCCTCCGAGAGCCTGAcgctctgctgcagctcctcctccatcgaCTGCGCGCTCGTCATAGTTATCGCTGCTTGTTGAGACTCGTAGAGTGTGGATATCGTTTTGACGCTGGCATATCGATCGAGAGCCCTGGATATACTCGAGGCTGATATCAGGTGGCATGCATGGCGCTCCCTCGGATGCGCTTCCTAAAGCAGAAAACTCGCTAATCGCAGCTGCTATCGTGTAAGCTCTATGTAAACATCTATAAGAGGCGAACTGATCCTCCCTACCAAATTGTACGTAACTGCAACGGCTTATGCTTATTGACTGCTCTTGTTGGCGATGCGACAACAGCCTCAGTCGCGTTCTCCAACCTCGCATGTCCTGAAGTCGCGGAAGTAGGAGGCACAGTGCGTGCGCATTTCATTATCGCGTTTTCCCGCCAAATTTTGGGCTGTAGACAGTACGGAATAATGTGGCGCTAACTATGCATTGGTGCAGGGATGCGTCCTGGCTGGGGCCTCAGGCATCGATTTCGACGGCTCCAATTGGAGCTTTGCCCACTGACGTGCAGGCTCAGTATCAAGAACGAGGCTCGGCAGACTCGAGACATTGCGACAAACTTGAGCAGGGCTCTTACAATTGGAGTGCCCAGTTCAATTTTCGGTATTTTTTTCTCGGTCGAACGCCAAGTGAGAGACCGTTCCGGCGGCGCAGCACCACCATGCCCGTTCCTTTCGAAACCCTGCTGCCGTATGGCATCATGATTGTCGTATGTGCTATACCGAACGAGACTTCACCACAAGGGAACCCGAGGTAGCTCACAGTTTGTTGCTAGATGTTTGGCGCCACAGGCACCGGACTGGCTGCCTTCAAGACGTGGCAGAACGAGGGCAAGCGACCGCGCTATTCATTGGATCAGTGGGACAGAGTTAGTCAACTTCCGAGCAGCGGATGCGGCCATTTGTATTCAGTAGCTAACCATGACTTGTAGCAAAGTAAGAAGCTTTTCGACGAACGGATTCTTTTGCATATTTTTCGATCGAACTAGACACTAACTAGCATTCAAAGTGATGGACCGAGACCGCCGACTTACAGGAACATTGAGAGGACAGACAGACAACCCCCAAGCACCTTTGGGATTTGAATTCAGCAACGGGTGGAAGGTAATATCCTTGCATATGTACAACGTCTTCTTATGGACAAGTGCTAATACAGTatgcagctggagaagcgaTTTACTTAGACGATTACGGTGTACAATCGGAATTATTAGAAGAGGGGGGCCTCGACCTCAAAATCCAAATGAAACAGAGTGTATATATACCAGGCAGAAACTCGGCTTCGCTGGCCAGCATTATATACATGGCTGTGCTAGTAAATGGTGGTcaaaaatctattattaagaAAATCTAACCCTCTATTGAGATCTCTGGTCTGTTCTTATTGAGGCCTTCCAGCAAGGTACAAGCCTGGCACATTGCTTGACTGGACATATAGCCGCATTTGACGCACTTTCCAAGTGTCTGCAGCTGAACAGGGCCAGGCTCCTTTGACCGACGCTGCCGAATTGGAAGTTTTACCACATCGTCACTATCGATGACTTTGGGTGTGGCATTTGAAGTGATCTCAGTCTCAAGGCCATTGGCTGTGGGCTTCTCCTTGAGACTTGCTTCCATTTGTGCGAGGTCGTTCCCTGATGTTTTTGCGTCGGCAGATCCACAGCCACCCATCCCCTCGCCTTCGTCGCAAGCGCATGCCCCTTGTCCCTTATCTGGCGTGAGCCGGGCCATGTCTTCGCCGCTCCGAACAATGTCCAATATGGCGCTTGGTCGAACCTTTTCCAGGTTCTTGATGAGGCTTCGTGCCGTTCCTCGGAATGCCTCAGGACTGTATATACACTCCGTACTAAAATAATCCAGCTTCTTGTGGTGTGCATAAAGCACAATCTCCTTTTCGTATGCATACTTTAGAGGCTTACTTCTCTTCACATCATTCAATGAGCCACCAGTGACAATACTGGTGCTGCGAGACAGTCGTGGTAGATCTCCTCTGAGAAGATTCATGAGAACCGTCTCCGCAACATCATCCGCATTGTGACCAGTGACAACATGCTTGATTTCCAGCGTCTTTGCGCCCCTGTCCAGCGCCTGCCGTCGAAATACGCCGCAGTACGTGCAGTTGCCCTTTTTTCCAATAGTCTCCACGACTTGGTCCATTGTCCAGCCATATAATTCGTCATATCCCACGATCTTCAAGGGCATGTCGTACTGAACTGCGTTTCGTTTCACCGTTTCCAGGGAGTCATCTCTATAGCCTTTGATTCCTTCGTCTATACTGAGGAGAACGAGATCCAGCCCATAATCGTGACGCTCGTTAAGAGTCTTTAGCACGGATGCCAGTACTGTTGAGTCCTTGCCTCCTGATGCACCGATGGCGACTTTCTCTCCGCGGTAGAACAGCTTGGATGAGACGATGGTATGGTGCACTTCATCCTCAAAGACGGCTATGAAGCAGTCGCGGCATAATTTATGATGGTTCTTGGGCCTCTTAACTACTGCCTTGTTTGTCTGGCAGCGGACACACGTGGTAGGCGGCATCTTGGTGTGTCTATAAATAATCTGAGTCTGAATGGTATATGAGTCTGAGTCCGAGCCTGGGTCCGATAAGGTAGCTGAtttctctttgctcttcAAAGGGAACAAGCAAGCTGAGTATTAGAGGGTATCTCAGTTCGATAAGGTATGGGAAAATGCCTTGAAAGCAAAATATCTAtgataaaaaagtaaagttacgCAATATCGATAGTATCATTAATCGTCTTTCATTACTAGTCGCCAACAAATTTAGTTCTGATAAATCGCAATAGCGCCCATGATTCAAAGGTACTTAGGTACATCATTCGAAACTTTTTTGGTAATCGATAAGATCACGTGATCTCATTCACAAAGCCGCCTCAAGTTAAGCTACAGCAGAAGACCCACATTGGAACGGATGCTGAAGCCCTAATTTTCCGCCCACCACATAGTCGAACTTTTCTTTCGACTTTTCTTTGCAACCCATCCCGCTCCGGCATCGAAATTTGTTCAACATCGAACATTCGCCCATCGCCCAATAATCAAGATGGTAAGTTAACAGTCACCAAGACTCTAATGGCCACAGTTTGTGAGTCAAATGTGCGAAAGCGCAATTGATACAATGGTGTTTGCTTTTATTTGCAACCCGTTGGACATTCCGCCCGATGTTCACTTGAATGTGAACTGAAGGGTGAAGACTTGGCTGGAGACGCAGCAGTGCGCTGAAATATGCCACAATGCGTTCTCGTTAGAGTTCAGAGAAGACTTTTTGGCTTGAGCCCCTCGCTgatgtcttcttttctcaatGACAGCCTCCCAAATCTGGCAAGAAGGTCGCCCCTGCTCCTTTCCCTCAGAGCAAGGCTGGTAAGAAGGGACCCAAggttagtaaaaaaaaaattatcatGAATCTCCCCAGCTAGAGGGAATCTTGTCGAGATGGTCTAACGAGATATTGCAGAACCCTCTTATCGAGAAGCGCCCCCGCAACTATGGCATCGGCCAGGACATCCAGCCCAAGCGAAACCTTTCTCGCATGGTAAAGTGGCCCGAGTATGTCCgcctccagcgccagcgcaaGATCCTCCGTCTGCGTCTCAAGGTCCCCCCCTCTCTGGCCCAGTTCCAGCACGTCCTTGACCGCAACACCGCCGCCCAGGCTTTCAAGCTCCTCAACAAGTACCGCCCTGAGACCAAGgtcgagaagaaggagcgtCTCCTGAAGGAGGCTACCGCCGTcaaggagggcaagaagaaggaggatgtCTCCAAGAAGCCCTACACCGTCAAGTACGGTCTCAACCACGTCGTTGGCCTGATTGAGAACAAGAAGGCTTCCCTGGTCC
It encodes:
- a CDS encoding uncharacterized protein (EggNog:ENOG41) encodes the protein MSKPKNWPISLPYLKAPLHGKDISPTQTQFLRTKPLHLPAAPASSPATETPCPHVKIQAIQDPLHPAYGQHGLFATRNIAPGGLILVYLGRVHGQGTTSDESDYDLWLDREMDVATDAAGEGNEARFMNDYRGVGGVDRANAQFGNVWCERWGEVCVGVWALGGAKKKSKNKKKEKDVKKNDGRGIQKGDEILVSYGRGFWEDRRKSGHGGGDDGRAAAL
- a CDS encoding uncharacterized protein (EggNog:ENOG41~TransMembrane:1 (o12-31i)), which gives rise to MPVPFETLLPYGIMIVMFGATGTGLAAFKTWQNEGKRPRYSLDQWDRVMMDRDRRLTGTLRGQTDNPQAPLGFEFSNGWKLEKRFT
- the NCS6 gene encoding nucleotidyltransferase (BUSCO:EOG092D26ZW), yielding MPPTTCVRCQTNKAVVKRPKNHHKLCRDCFIAVFEDEVHHTIVSSKLFYRGEKVAIGASGGKDSTVLASVLKTLNERHDYGLDLVLLSIDEGIKGYRDDSLETVKRNAVQYDMPLKIVGYDELYGWTMDQVVETIGKKGNCTYCGVFRRQALDRGAKTLEIKHVVTGHNADDVAETVLMNLLRGDLPRLSRSTSIVTGGSLNDVKRSKPLKYAYEKEIVLYAHHKKLDYFSTECIYSPEAFRGTARSLIKNLEKVRPSAILDIVRSGEDMARLTPDKGQGACACDEGEGMGGCGSADAKTSGNDLAQMEASLKEKPTANGLETEITSNATPKVIDSDDVVKLPIRQRRSKEPGPVQLQTLGKCVKCGYMSSQAMCQACTLLEGLNKNRPEISIEG
- the RPL8 gene encoding 60S ribosomal protein L8; this encodes MPPKSGKKVAPAPFPQSKAGKKGPKNPLIEKRPRNYGIGQDIQPKRNLSRMVKWPEYVRLQRQRKILRLRLKVPPSLAQFQHVLDRNTAAQAFKLLNKYRPETKVEKKERLLKEATAVKEGKKKEDVSKKPYTVKYGLNHVVGLIENKKASLVLIPNDVDPIELVVFLPSLCKKMGIPYAIIKGKARLGTVVHKKTAAVLALTEVRSEDKTELSKLVSAIKDGYMEKHEQSRRQWGGGIMGAKAQMRIIKKQKAIEAATKI